In Thermotomaculum hydrothermale, a single genomic region encodes these proteins:
- the ispH gene encoding 4-hydroxy-3-methylbut-2-enyl diphosphate reductase, with amino-acid sequence MKIIVAETGGFCWGVRRAMDKILDLSRKKEEIYTLGPLIHNNQVVALLESKGVKPEKKLENLDKGTVVIRAHGTTPQVLNNLKEKGLDVVNLTCPKVGKVQGIIKGHINKGYQVVIVGDEGHAEVVSLKGYSNNTAFVVGSVEEAEKLPEMEKVIVVSQTTFNYDEFFKIVDKVREKAKEVKEFCTICDSTHRRQDEVKKIASQVDCMIIIGGKHSANTTRLAEISKQYCPVVYHIETEDELKGIDFSNFDKVGVSAGASTPSWIINSVVDYLRFVDEKSRFSKRVLGIVFNSGLFRGFSAFVFSYGLLSLANFQDSLKFSVIAFLYIFSMTLFNGIIDLEGLRFSNPTKFYFLKENKTLLIAIGIISLTLLALLSINISLNVFFIILLASLLGLLYRIKLRLKGRIMRLFDIPGSKNIIYALAWSIVIVFNPLFIYGKSNALSSFLMFLFVFTVVFVGSILSDIKDIQGDKFYGRETLPILIGTERALRIANWLVIILILFIGVAAITDGQNFSMPILTMLFGGYYMLVNKLVVKKRNVSPLYYEFLLDNFALIPGLLAFVFSFFK; translated from the coding sequence ATGAAGATAATAGTTGCGGAAACTGGTGGTTTTTGCTGGGGTGTAAGAAGGGCTATGGACAAAATCCTTGATTTATCAAGGAAAAAGGAAGAAATATATACATTAGGTCCTTTAATTCACAACAATCAGGTTGTTGCTCTTTTAGAATCAAAAGGGGTAAAGCCTGAAAAAAAATTAGAAAATTTAGATAAAGGTACAGTTGTTATAAGGGCTCACGGCACAACACCTCAGGTTTTAAATAATTTAAAAGAAAAGGGTCTTGATGTGGTAAACCTTACCTGTCCAAAAGTAGGTAAGGTACAGGGAATAATTAAGGGGCATATAAATAAGGGTTATCAGGTTGTAATTGTTGGTGATGAAGGGCATGCTGAGGTTGTAAGTTTAAAGGGGTATTCAAACAACACAGCTTTTGTTGTGGGAAGTGTTGAAGAGGCTGAAAAATTACCTGAGATGGAAAAGGTTATAGTTGTGTCTCAAACCACATTTAACTATGACGAATTTTTTAAAATTGTGGACAAGGTTAGAGAAAAGGCAAAGGAAGTAAAAGAATTTTGTACAATTTGCGATTCAACACACAGAAGGCAGGATGAGGTGAAGAAAATAGCATCCCAGGTTGACTGTATGATAATTATTGGGGGGAAGCATAGCGCAAATACAACGAGGCTTGCAGAGATTTCAAAGCAGTATTGCCCTGTGGTATATCATATTGAAACAGAAGATGAGTTAAAGGGTATTGATTTTTCAAATTTTGACAAGGTGGGGGTTTCTGCAGGTGCATCCACTCCAAGCTGGATTATTAACTCTGTGGTTGATTACCTTCGTTTTGTTGATGAAAAATCAAGGTTTTCAAAAAGAGTGTTAGGTATTGTTTTTAATTCAGGGCTATTCAGGGGATTTTCTGCTTTTGTTTTTTCTTATGGTTTATTGTCCCTTGCCAATTTTCAAGATTCATTAAAGTTTTCAGTGATTGCTTTTCTTTACATTTTTTCAATGACACTTTTTAATGGAATAATTGATTTAGAAGGGCTGAGATTTTCAAATCCAACAAAATTTTACTTTTTGAAAGAGAATAAGACTTTGTTAATTGCAATAGGTATTATTTCACTTACTCTTCTTGCTTTGTTAAGTATCAACATTTCTTTAAATGTGTTTTTTATAATCCTTTTAGCCTCTCTTTTAGGGCTTTTATATAGAATTAAATTAAGGCTTAAAGGTAGAATTATGAGGCTTTTTGATATACCTGGTTCAAAAAACATTATATATGCACTTGCATGGTCAATTGTTATTGTATTTAATCCCCTGTTTATTTATGGTAAATCAAATGCACTTTCAAGTTTTTTAATGTTTCTCTTTGTTTTTACTGTTGTTTTTGTGGGGTCAATTCTTTCAGACATAAAGGATATTCAGGGAGACAAGTTTTACGGAAGGGAGACATTGCCTATTTTAATTGGAACTGAAAGGGCTTTAAGGATTGCAAACTGGCTTGTAATTATCTTAATTTTGTTTATAGGGGTGGCAGCAATTACAGATGGACAAAATTTTTCAATGCCAATCCTTACCATGCTTTTTGGTGGTTACTATATGCTTGTGAATAAACTTGTGGTTAAGAAAAGAAATGTTTCTCCTCTTTACTATGAATTTTTGCTGGATAATTTTGCTTTAATCCCGGGGCTATTAGCTTTTGTTTTCTCTTTTTTTAAATGA
- the dnaJ gene encoding molecular chaperone DnaJ, with translation MNKKDYYAVLGLPKGASIQDVKKAYKKLARKYHPDLNPGDKQAEEKFKEISEAYAVLSDPKKKEQYDKYGFVGDANFGQDFNYQDFRNVDFDFSEIFSDLFGGGRKSTTYNDYSYSNAPRKGEDIQYSMRISFMDAVHGLTTKIKVNRSKPCDACGGTGKVPLSSPQTCPRCKGTGKESGGLPFFHMERTCSLCGGTGRITFTKCSKCNGTGRIPYVETINVRIPAGVDNGSKVRVPGKGEAGINGGPPGDLYIITVVEEHPLFKRQGDNIYLKLPITFSEAALGAKIKIPTIYGETTVKIPPQTQCGQKIRVRGKGIKSRLTGKNGDMYLEVEVKTPSIVDTKVRELMKELEKYEDKNAIRSHFKV, from the coding sequence ATGAATAAAAAGGATTATTACGCTGTGTTGGGGCTCCCTAAGGGGGCCTCAATACAGGATGTAAAAAAGGCTTATAAAAAGTTAGCAAGAAAATATCACCCTGATTTAAACCCGGGTGATAAGCAGGCTGAGGAGAAGTTTAAAGAGATTTCAGAGGCTTATGCCGTTCTTTCAGACCCTAAAAAGAAAGAGCAGTACGACAAATACGGATTTGTTGGAGATGCTAATTTTGGACAGGATTTCAACTATCAGGATTTTCGCAATGTTGATTTTGATTTTTCAGAGATTTTTTCAGACTTATTCGGCGGAGGTAGAAAAAGCACAACATACAACGATTATTCATATTCAAATGCACCGCGCAAGGGAGAGGATATTCAATACTCAATGAGAATATCATTTATGGACGCTGTTCACGGTTTGACGACAAAGATTAAGGTAAATAGAAGTAAACCTTGTGATGCATGTGGCGGTACAGGTAAAGTTCCTCTGTCTTCTCCTCAAACCTGTCCAAGATGCAAAGGAACAGGGAAAGAAAGCGGAGGATTGCCTTTTTTCCACATGGAAAGAACATGTTCTCTTTGTGGAGGAACCGGAAGAATAACATTTACAAAATGCTCAAAGTGTAACGGGACAGGAAGAATTCCGTATGTTGAAACTATTAATGTAAGAATTCCAGCTGGTGTTGATAATGGTTCAAAGGTCAGAGTTCCTGGAAAGGGAGAGGCTGGTATTAATGGAGGGCCTCCCGGAGATTTGTATATAATAACTGTTGTGGAAGAGCATCCGTTGTTTAAGAGACAGGGAGATAATATCTATCTTAAATTGCCCATCACATTTTCTGAAGCTGCATTAGGTGCTAAAATTAAAATACCTACAATATACGGGGAGACAACTGTTAAAATTCCCCCTCAAACCCAGTGTGGCCAGAAAATAAGGGTGAGAGGTAAGGGAATAAAATCAAGGCTAACCGGTAAGAATGGAGATATGTATCTTGAGGTTGAGGTAAAAACTCCTTCTATAGTTGATACAAAGGTGAGGGAGTTGATGAAAGAATTAGAAAAGTATGAGGATAAAAATGCAATCAGGTCTCATTTTAAGGTGTAA
- a CDS encoding heat shock protein transcriptional repressor HspR translates to MVKGKNNEPYYMISVVAKMYNVHPQTLRLYEKHGLLKPSRTEGNTRLYSKKDLERLEIILNLARDLGVNLAGIEIILNMREKMEKMQQEINQLTMALQKIIVEHVQNGEEKIKNALVKIPRSGIIKLDIEKEEK, encoded by the coding sequence ATGGTAAAAGGCAAGAATAATGAACCGTACTATATGATAAGTGTTGTTGCAAAGATGTACAATGTCCACCCTCAAACATTAAGGCTTTATGAAAAGCATGGTCTTCTAAAACCTTCAAGAACTGAGGGAAATACAAGGTTGTATTCAAAAAAGGATCTTGAGAGGCTTGAAATTATACTCAATCTTGCAAGGGATTTAGGGGTAAACCTTGCTGGGATAGAGATAATTCTCAATATGAGAGAAAAAATGGAAAAGATGCAACAGGAGATTAATCAACTAACAATGGCCCTTCAAAAAATAATTGTTGAACATGTGCAAAATGGTGAAGAAAAAATCAAAAATGCTCTTGTAAAAATTCCAAGGTCTGGAATAATAAAACTTGATATTGAGAAGGAAGAAAAGTAG
- a CDS encoding metal ABC transporter ATP-binding protein, translating to MSLPYIFIEDLEVKYGNKVVLEDIFLKVEKGEIVSIVGPNGGGKTTLLKVILGLKDYSKGTIKVLGKNPKEVDKKEIGYLPQREETAKNFPISVFETVLMGRYPKIGLFRKPGEKDKEIALESLKLVKMDHLKDENINKLSGGQRQRVFIARALAMEPKILILDEPSTGLDIVAQEDFYKILVEIRNKKEMSIIMVSHDIGVVSTFVDKIACLNKTIHYHGKSGTPIPKDVLEKVFGSNIQILVHDPHCKGCHRGEHD from the coding sequence ATGAGCTTACCCTATATCTTTATTGAAGATTTAGAAGTTAAATACGGCAATAAAGTTGTTTTGGAAGATATTTTTCTCAAAGTTGAAAAAGGTGAAATTGTATCAATTGTAGGCCCCAACGGGGGAGGAAAAACAACCTTACTAAAAGTTATTCTTGGATTAAAAGACTATTCAAAGGGGACAATTAAAGTTTTAGGCAAAAACCCAAAAGAAGTTGACAAAAAAGAAATTGGATACCTTCCTCAGAGAGAGGAAACTGCAAAAAATTTCCCCATTTCAGTTTTTGAAACAGTATTAATGGGAAGATATCCCAAAATAGGATTATTTAGAAAACCAGGGGAAAAAGACAAAGAAATAGCACTTGAAAGCCTGAAACTTGTAAAAATGGACCACTTAAAAGACGAAAATATCAATAAACTTTCAGGTGGGCAGAGACAGAGGGTTTTTATTGCAAGGGCTCTGGCTATGGAACCTAAAATTCTTATTCTGGATGAGCCTTCAACAGGTCTTGATATTGTGGCTCAGGAAGATTTTTATAAAATATTAGTTGAAATTAGAAATAAAAAAGAAATGTCAATAATTATGGTGTCACACGATATTGGTGTTGTTTCAACCTTTGTGGATAAAATAGCATGTTTGAACAAAACAATTCACTACCATGGTAAAAGCGGGACACCTATTCCAAAAGATGTTTTAGAAAAAGTTTTTGGCTCAAATATTCAAATTCTTGTACACGATCCACATTGTAAAGGATGTCATAGAGGCGAGCATGATTGA
- the lat gene encoding L-lysine 6-transaminase produces the protein MESIKVQPNDVLKTLEKHLLVDGFHIVLDLEKSEGCYMVDARDGKRYIDFYAFFASLPLGFNHPKMKDPEFVERLKIASIHKVANSDIYTTYMAEFVETFAKIGAHPELPNYFFIDGGALAVENALKAAFDWKVRKNFQKGYKEEKGHKVIHFKEAFHGRTGYTMSLTNTDPTKVKYFPKFDWPRITNPKIEFPLTEENLTKVIEKENQAIDEIYKAIKENKDDIACLIIEPIQGEGGDNHFRPEFLRKLREITEENDILYIVDEVQTGVAATGKMWCFEHFGFVPDIVSFGKKLQVCGIMVSDKVNEVDSVFKVSSRLNSTWGANIVDMVRAQRILEIIHEENLIENAANMGDYLLSKLHELQEVSKVKLSNIRGRGLFAAIELESPEIRDDVFNKCFDKGLAVLKSGEKSIRFRPALTVTKEVIDEGINILAEVLKA, from the coding sequence ATGGAATCAATAAAGGTTCAGCCTAATGATGTTTTAAAAACATTGGAAAAGCACTTGTTAGTTGACGGCTTTCACATTGTTCTTGACCTTGAAAAGAGCGAAGGTTGTTATATGGTGGATGCAAGGGATGGTAAAAGGTACATTGACTTTTATGCTTTTTTTGCATCTCTTCCACTTGGATTCAACCATCCAAAAATGAAAGACCCGGAATTTGTTGAAAGGTTAAAAATTGCATCAATTCATAAGGTAGCAAACTCTGACATTTACACAACCTATATGGCTGAGTTTGTAGAAACCTTTGCAAAAATAGGGGCACACCCTGAATTACCAAACTATTTTTTCATTGATGGCGGCGCCTTAGCAGTGGAAAATGCTTTAAAAGCTGCCTTTGATTGGAAGGTAAGAAAGAATTTTCAAAAGGGATACAAAGAGGAAAAGGGACACAAGGTAATTCATTTCAAAGAAGCGTTTCACGGAAGAACAGGCTATACAATGAGTTTAACAAATACAGACCCGACAAAGGTTAAATACTTCCCAAAATTTGATTGGCCAAGAATTACAAACCCAAAAATCGAATTTCCTTTAACTGAGGAAAACCTTACAAAGGTAATTGAAAAGGAAAATCAGGCTATTGATGAGATTTATAAAGCAATAAAAGAAAACAAGGACGACATTGCATGCCTTATTATTGAGCCTATTCAGGGTGAAGGTGGAGACAATCACTTCAGGCCGGAATTTTTAAGAAAGCTCAGAGAAATTACAGAAGAAAACGATATTCTCTACATTGTAGATGAAGTACAAACAGGTGTTGCTGCAACAGGCAAAATGTGGTGTTTTGAGCATTTTGGATTTGTTCCTGATATTGTTTCATTCGGGAAAAAACTACAGGTATGCGGAATAATGGTTTCTGATAAGGTAAATGAAGTTGATTCTGTTTTTAAAGTTTCTTCAAGGCTTAACTCTACATGGGGAGCAAACATCGTGGATATGGTAAGGGCTCAGAGAATCCTTGAAATAATTCACGAAGAAAACCTTATAGAAAATGCTGCCAACATGGGAGATTACCTTTTGAGTAAGCTTCATGAATTACAGGAAGTATCAAAGGTAAAACTGTCTAATATTAGAGGAAGAGGATTATTTGCAGCAATTGAACTTGAGTCTCCTGAAATCAGGGATGATGTTTTCAATAAATGTTTTGATAAAGGACTTGCAGTATTAAAATCAGGAGAAAAATCAATCAGGTTTAGACCAGCGCTTACAGTAACAAAGGAAGTTATAGACGAGGGAATAAATATCCTCGCAGAGGTATTAAAAGCATAA
- a CDS encoding TrmH family RNA methyltransferase: MEKEIRFLESLLSEKRLNRIKQVINNKIENITVVLDNLLDSHNTSAIIRTAEGLGLKDIYIIEKDYEFEINKAVTKYSHKWVELHRYKDFTPCVKDLKEKGYKIFVANVGEKSVKLTDIEITPENKYAFVVGNEHDGISDEMLKYADCEFTIPMYGFTESFNVSVACAIILSYTIYKYRNALNKPSDLSENEKQKIYFDFLKKAVKNSDVLLKSFKKRENKS; encoded by the coding sequence ATGGAAAAAGAGATAAGATTTTTAGAATCACTTTTAAGTGAAAAAAGGCTTAATAGAATTAAACAGGTAATTAACAATAAAATAGAAAACATAACAGTGGTTTTGGACAACCTTTTAGATTCCCACAATACAAGCGCAATAATCAGGACAGCAGAAGGATTGGGATTGAAAGATATTTACATAATAGAAAAAGATTACGAATTTGAGATAAATAAAGCAGTAACAAAGTACAGTCACAAATGGGTTGAACTTCATAGATACAAGGACTTTACTCCTTGTGTCAAAGATTTAAAAGAAAAAGGGTATAAAATCTTTGTTGCAAATGTTGGAGAGAAATCCGTAAAACTTACTGATATTGAAATAACTCCTGAAAATAAATACGCCTTTGTTGTGGGAAATGAGCATGATGGAATATCTGACGAAATGTTAAAATATGCTGACTGTGAGTTTACAATACCTATGTATGGCTTTACTGAAAGTTTCAACGTTTCAGTCGCCTGCGCTATTATCCTGTCTTACACAATTTACAAATACAGGAATGCTTTAAACAAACCTTCTGATTTATCTGAAAATGAAAAACAAAAAATCTACTTTGATTTTCTCAAAAAAGCAGTAAAAAACAGCGATGTCCTCTTAAAATCATTTAAAAAAAGAGAAAACAAAAGCTAA
- a CDS encoding sigma-70 family RNA polymerase sigma factor has translation MAKNYKFFEEEEALKQYLKQINKIPPLTPDEEKELARRIKKGDKDALRRLVEANLKFVVSIAKRYRGKGVPFMDLINEGNLGLIEAAKRFDPDKNVKFITYAVWWIRQAIISAIAEQSGIFKISYKTLNLINNVGRKFNELQKELNRDPSPRELAEAMDIDELSLNSLLTTYGEHRSLDDYISSDTDDLNYEDVIEQESVDDAETELIKKSFVEHLMESLSILSQRERDVLIHRFGLNGEEPKTLQEIGKILNLSRERVRQIEKSALEKIRRSRYKNILKSYLN, from the coding sequence ATGGCGAAAAATTACAAGTTTTTTGAGGAAGAAGAAGCCTTAAAGCAGTATTTAAAACAGATAAATAAAATTCCCCCTTTAACTCCAGATGAGGAAAAAGAACTGGCAAGAAGGATTAAAAAAGGGGACAAAGATGCTTTAAGAAGGCTTGTAGAGGCTAATTTAAAGTTTGTTGTTTCAATTGCCAAAAGGTATAGAGGGAAAGGTGTACCTTTTATGGATTTGATAAATGAGGGTAACTTAGGATTGATTGAGGCTGCAAAAAGGTTTGACCCAGATAAAAATGTAAAGTTTATCACATATGCGGTGTGGTGGATTAGGCAGGCTATTATATCTGCAATAGCAGAGCAGAGTGGAATTTTTAAAATTTCCTACAAAACTTTAAATTTGATAAACAATGTTGGAAGAAAGTTTAACGAATTACAAAAAGAGTTAAACAGAGACCCATCACCGAGGGAATTGGCTGAGGCTATGGATATAGATGAATTATCTTTAAATTCTCTTTTAACCACTTATGGTGAACATAGGTCTCTTGATGATTATATATCGTCAGATACAGATGATTTAAACTATGAGGATGTTATTGAGCAGGAAAGTGTAGATGACGCTGAGACTGAGTTAATAAAAAAATCTTTTGTTGAGCATTTAATGGAGTCTCTTTCTATTTTGAGCCAAAGGGAGAGGGATGTTTTAATCCACAGGTTTGGTTTAAACGGAGAAGAACCTAAAACCTTGCAGGAGATTGGAAAAATTTTAAATCTTTCGAGGGAAAGGGTAAGGCAGATAGAAAAAAGTGCCCTTGAAAAAATTAGAAGGTCAAGGTACAAAAATATATTGAAAAGTTATTTAAATTAG
- a CDS encoding NifU family protein — MEVQEKIEKALNNIRPALQMDGGDVEFLKYEDGTVYVKLLGACGGCPMSTMTLKLFIEERLKEEVPEVKEVVQV, encoded by the coding sequence ATGGAAGTTCAGGAAAAAATTGAAAAAGCTTTAAACAATATCAGGCCAGCGCTTCAAATGGACGGTGGCGATGTTGAGTTTTTAAAATACGAAGACGGTACCGTCTATGTTAAGCTTTTAGGGGCATGTGGCGGTTGCCCTATGTCAACCATGACCCTTAAACTTTTCATTGAAGAAAGGTTGAAAGAAGAAGTTCCTGAAGTAAAAGAAGTAGTTCAGGTTTAA
- a CDS encoding metal ABC transporter substrate-binding protein, with amino-acid sequence MKKLIIYPLIILFAFGGFAKTKVVTSIFPIADIVSNIVKDKADVKYVIPVNANPHTFEPTPEQAKIIAQADVFIGVSKQFDGWIEKFLKKDAKKYYLQRRPANPHIWLSFIWGNQIISNIKLIFMKLDPKNKKFYTANAIKYSRELSEIHKVYFAKFKSLKTKNVIQYHPAWEYLAKDLKLNIIGTIYTGESKRVSIAHLTSILKIGKKRGADALLCRLNTKDKVIDIYERELKLKRVELDPIGDPKSKDRNSYINLLIYNCEKIYQALNQ; translated from the coding sequence ATGAAAAAGTTAATTATATACCCTTTAATAATTCTATTTGCCTTTGGAGGATTTGCAAAAACAAAGGTTGTAACTTCAATTTTTCCAATTGCAGATATAGTATCAAACATTGTGAAGGATAAGGCTGATGTAAAATATGTTATTCCTGTAAATGCAAACCCGCACACATTTGAGCCTACCCCTGAACAGGCAAAGATAATTGCACAGGCAGATGTATTTATTGGAGTGTCAAAACAGTTTGACGGCTGGATTGAAAAATTCTTAAAAAAAGATGCTAAAAAGTACTATTTGCAAAGAAGGCCAGCAAATCCTCATATATGGTTATCCTTCATTTGGGGGAATCAAATTATTTCAAATATAAAACTTATTTTTATGAAATTAGACCCTAAAAATAAAAAGTTTTATACTGCAAATGCAATAAAATATTCAAGAGAGTTAAGTGAAATCCATAAGGTTTACTTTGCAAAATTTAAAAGCCTGAAAACAAAAAATGTTATTCAATACCATCCTGCATGGGAATACCTTGCAAAAGATTTAAAATTAAACATTATCGGCACTATTTACACAGGAGAAAGCAAAAGAGTTTCTATAGCACACCTTACCAGTATTTTAAAAATCGGCAAAAAGAGAGGAGCTGATGCTCTTTTATGCAGGTTAAACACAAAAGATAAGGTAATTGATATTTACGAAAGAGAATTAAAATTAAAAAGGGTTGAATTAGACCCTATAGGCGACCCAAAAAGCAAAGACAGAAATTCTTACATTAACCTTTTAATTTACAATTGTGAGAAGATTTATCAGGCTTTAAATCAATGA
- a CDS encoding metal ABC transporter permease, whose product MIELLQFEFAKNALIAGTIISILFGFLSFFIVMKKLSFLTVGISHAAFGGVALGILLGLNPYITAIFFCLLTGYLIAIHGEKSEYDSVIGILFAFTMALGVIFLSLKKDYTFDIMSYLFGTILGITKSDLFLLIGLMIGVFIIFYLFFKEIIFITFDKNVAMASGLPVNLFENLIIVILTLVIVLSIKLIGIILVSAFLIIPAAITILFFDNYKKIIFFSMLINLVIFYSGFFLSYKLNLPSGATVVSIGALLYFASALFAGKKN is encoded by the coding sequence ATGATTGAGTTATTACAGTTTGAATTTGCAAAAAACGCACTAATTGCAGGGACAATAATTAGTATCCTTTTCGGTTTTCTTTCTTTTTTCATTGTAATGAAAAAATTGTCTTTTCTAACTGTGGGCATCTCCCACGCTGCATTCGGGGGAGTGGCACTGGGAATTCTATTAGGGTTAAATCCATACATTACAGCTATTTTTTTCTGTCTTTTAACAGGTTATTTGATAGCAATTCACGGAGAAAAATCGGAATACGACAGTGTAATTGGAATTCTTTTTGCCTTTACAATGGCATTGGGAGTAATATTTCTATCATTAAAAAAAGATTACACCTTTGACATAATGTCATACCTTTTCGGAACAATTTTAGGGATAACAAAATCAGATTTATTTCTTTTAATTGGATTAATGATTGGAGTTTTCATAATTTTTTATCTGTTTTTTAAAGAGATAATCTTTATAACCTTTGATAAAAATGTGGCAATGGCATCAGGCTTACCTGTAAATCTTTTTGAGAATTTGATTATAGTAATTCTTACACTTGTAATTGTGCTAAGCATAAAACTAATAGGGATTATTTTAGTCTCTGCTTTTTTGATTATCCCAGCCGCAATTACAATACTATTTTTTGACAATTACAAAAAAATCATATTTTTCTCAATGTTAATCAACCTTGTGATATTTTATTCAGGATTTTTTCTAAGCTATAAGTTAAATTTACCATCAGGAGCAACTGTTGTCTCTATAGGGGCTTTGCTATACTTTGCTTCTGCTTTGTTTGCTGGAAAGAAAAACTAA
- the dnaK gene encoding molecular chaperone DnaK: MGKIIGIDLGTTNSVVAVMEGNDVTVIPNQEGARTTPSVVAFAKNGEILVGQVAKRQAITNPENTIFSIKRFMGRRYEEVTEEMKMVPYKVVKAPNGDVRVEVNGKLFSPPEISAKILQKLKKAAEDYLGEPVTEAVITVPAYFNDAQRQATKDAGKIAGLEVKRIINEPTAAALAYGLDKKKDETIAVYDFGGGTFDISILEVGEGVVEVKSTNGDTHLGGDNIDQRIIDWLIDEFKKDQGIDLSQDKMALQRLKEAAEKAKIELSSMMETEINLPFITADASGPKHLNIKLTRAKFESMIEDLIEKTMEPCKKALEDAGLKPSDIDEVVLVGGSTRIPLVQKKVTEFFGKEPHKGVNPDEVVAVGAAIQGGVLAGDVKDVLLLDVTPLSLGVETQGGVMTVMIPRNTTIPTRKTEVFTTAADNQTSVEIHVLQGERPLAKDNKSLGKFHLMGIPPAPRGVPQIEVTFDIDANGILNVSAKDRATGKEQKITITGSSGLSKEEIDKMVKEAQAHAEEDKRRAQLIEARNRGDSLIYQIEKLLKEHADKITDADKQAIESAISQLKTAMEGEDVNAINSAIDNLTNVSHKLSQYLYQSQQTDAQAGTQTDAGATNQGTQSNDDKGGDDVVDAEIVE; the protein is encoded by the coding sequence ATGGGAAAAATAATAGGTATTGACCTTGGAACAACAAACTCTGTTGTTGCAGTTATGGAAGGGAATGACGTTACCGTTATCCCTAATCAGGAGGGAGCAAGAACAACTCCTTCTGTTGTTGCTTTTGCAAAAAATGGTGAAATTTTAGTTGGACAGGTTGCTAAAAGGCAGGCAATAACAAACCCTGAAAATACAATCTTTTCTATAAAGAGATTTATGGGAAGGAGATATGAAGAGGTAACCGAAGAGATGAAAATGGTGCCTTATAAGGTTGTTAAGGCTCCAAACGGGGATGTTAGGGTAGAGGTAAATGGAAAATTGTTTTCTCCTCCAGAAATCTCTGCGAAAATTTTGCAGAAGCTCAAAAAAGCAGCTGAGGACTATTTAGGTGAACCTGTAACTGAAGCGGTAATTACTGTACCGGCATATTTCAACGATGCCCAGAGGCAGGCAACAAAGGATGCGGGAAAAATTGCAGGTTTAGAGGTTAAGAGGATTATAAATGAGCCAACGGCTGCTGCTTTAGCATACGGTCTTGATAAGAAAAAGGACGAGACTATTGCTGTTTACGATTTTGGTGGTGGTACTTTTGATATTTCAATTCTCGAAGTTGGTGAAGGTGTTGTAGAGGTTAAATCAACAAACGGTGACACTCATTTAGGTGGCGATAACATTGACCAGAGAATTATTGACTGGCTGATTGATGAATTTAAAAAAGACCAGGGAATTGATTTGTCTCAGGATAAAATGGCTCTTCAAAGGCTTAAAGAGGCAGCAGAAAAAGCGAAAATTGAGCTTTCTTCAATGATGGAGACAGAGATTAATTTGCCCTTTATAACCGCCGATGCTTCAGGACCAAAACACTTAAACATTAAGTTAACAAGGGCTAAATTTGAGTCAATGATTGAAGATTTAATTGAAAAGACAATGGAGCCGTGTAAAAAGGCTCTTGAAGATGCTGGATTGAAACCATCAGATATTGATGAAGTTGTTTTAGTTGGAGGTTCAACAAGGATTCCTCTTGTTCAGAAAAAGGTAACTGAATTTTTTGGAAAAGAGCCTCACAAAGGGGTTAACCCTGATGAAGTTGTTGCAGTTGGTGCTGCTATTCAGGGTGGAGTACTTGCTGGAGATGTTAAAGATGTTCTTCTCCTTGATGTAACACCTCTCTCTTTAGGTGTTGAAACTCAGGGTGGGGTTATGACTGTTATGATTCCAAGAAATACAACAATTCCAACAAGAAAAACAGAGGTATTTACAACTGCTGCTGATAATCAGACAAGTGTTGAAATTCATGTATTACAGGGAGAAAGGCCTCTTGCAAAAGACAATAAATCTTTAGGTAAATTCCACCTTATGGGAATTCCACCTGCACCAAGGGGAGTTCCTCAGATTGAAGTTACCTTTGATATAGATGCTAATGGTATTTTAAATGTAAGTGCTAAAGACAGGGCAACAGGTAAAGAGCAAAAGATTACAATTACAGGCTCAAGCGGATTGTCAAAAGAAGAAATTGATAAAATGGTAAAAGAGGCTCAAGCACATGCGGAAGAAGATAAGAGAAGGGCGCAGTTAATTGAGGCAAGAAATAGAGGTGATTCTTTAATCTACCAGATAGAAAAGCTGCTTAAAGAGCATGCTGACAAGATTACTGATGCTGATAAGCAGGCTATTGAATCAGCTATTTCTCAGTTAAAAACTGCAATGGAAGGAGAAGATGTAAACGCAATTAATTCTGCAATAGATAACTTGACAAATGTATCTCACAAACTCTCTCAATACCTCTACCAGTCTCAGCAGACTGATGCTCAGGCAGGCACCCAGACAGATGCAGGTGCAACAAATCAAGGTACTCAGTCAAATGACGATAAAGGCGGTGACGACGTTGTTGATGCTGAGATTGTTGAATAA